A part of Macrobrachium nipponense isolate FS-2020 chromosome 26, ASM1510439v2, whole genome shotgun sequence genomic DNA contains:
- the LOC135200232 gene encoding uncharacterized protein LOC135200232, whose protein sequence is MDNYSPQYLYGDLLSSSQFENLKIHTEENLSMENNFVTEEGIYTGSMGVSPMLNCDSVPSDQSFSTENPTTQLPRELAEMVTSLLLDASDDFPLSEEAHPHFDIDVVAAAGDFVDKEDPFNEDIFGDNATSLLHTPGYEVQTIPSVGTAAALGATTTVSGRPRRKSERKAKTKATDALVCSGHSLGYDPQYPDLSELGVPSPASSSSGYSDSCGEDTQQKKGRQRRPRISYNTLTEEEKYKRIRDLNNEASRHYRERQRSLLTNLDKQLPGLIEKNQKLKEKAVALEALRDQLKHFSHQFLREHMHNNVSHDFQM, encoded by the exons ATGGACAATTATTCCCCACAATATCTGTACGGCGATTTACTGAGTTCTTCTCAGTTCGAAAATCTCAAAATACACACAGAAGAAAACTTGAGTATGGAAAACAATTTTGTAACTGAAGAGGGTATTTACACGGGGTCAATGGGTGTCAGTCCCATGTTAAATTGTGACAGTGTGCCATCAGACCAAAGTTTCAGTACTGAAAACCCCACCACTCAATTACCTCGGGAGTTAGCCGAGATGGTGACCTCGCTCCTGCTTGATGCCAGTGACGATTTCCCGCTAAGTGAGGAAGCTCACCCCCATTTTGATATCGATGTAGTAGCTGCCGCTGGTGACTTCGTTGACAAA GAAGACCCCTTTAACGAAGATATCTTTGGTGATAATGCAACCAGTCTGTTACACACCCCCGGTTACGAGGTCCAGACAATCCCTTCGGTagggacagctgctgccttagGTGCCACCACAACAGTGTCAGGAAGACCTCGAAGGAAATCTGAACGGAAGGCCAAGACGAAAGCGACTGACGCGTTAGTTTGCAGTGGGCATTCCTTAGGGTACGACCCACAATACCCCGACCTCTCTGAACTTGGGGTGCCCAGCCCTGCCTCTTCGTCCTCCGGTTACAGTGACAGTTGCGGCGAGGATACGCAGCAGAAGAAGGGACGGCAAAGGCGGCCCCGCATATCGTACAACACATTGACAGAggaggaaaaatacaaaagaattcGCGACTTGAACAATGAAGCCTCCAGACATTACCGCGAGAGACAGCGGAGTTTGCTCACCAACTTGGATAAGCAGCTGCCGGGACTCATCGAGAAAAACCAGAAATTGAAAGAAAAGGCCGTAGCCCTCGAAGCTCTGAGGGACCAACTGAAACATTTCTCGCACCAGTTCCTCCGCGAACATATGCACAACAATGTCAGTCATGACTTCCAGATGTGA